A stretch of Chanodichthys erythropterus isolate Z2021 chromosome 20, ASM2448905v1, whole genome shotgun sequence DNA encodes these proteins:
- the gprin3a gene encoding G protein-regulated inducer of neurite outgrowth 1, which yields MESRPAFLHPPRNNEPKACWDSESKPSGQHRKGNISPGTRIRLGENHGIEVEAKEQEERSNSRESTGKEKTLKHTALATAAIPAAEPLPASTAVSRIPTMHSAMTKQVTARTVNTTAMNKIASNQPTKATASGVEVLSLSSQPQPSGPKLRSPNASYEKKLQAKTFPKNIQKTASASHIMGSTDSPQKTLQKTASASQISSTDSPKSHNRMSLSHIPRATSSPKLKLPHPTSLKMDKTERNRRVTAKEGPLSTSPKDKMIDTVVESKLQLGAKAAGEIPQGRQEQEINSRIEREGETLGDEREDTVLQERDLTVICSIGCKQASSLSSKQATDPSTEQLKEPEDKTDANVKTQEKHSGNSQRQKGKEEERQTGERKDEAEIKKDKMATEVKKDTVMDEKNKILTSKQLNDCLTIEGFPVTETKDVALQVDLHPVYVDVEVQAVMEVCSRSTDMSPVRDSQPRQLDPEVNLNPKVGQHNDFNPDSNSDSDWLPTVALPDLRTTVVKPRFLGPPPYKSPNSQKPLQHVCQIEIELCSQSPQTLGSVPPKVTVSEFDATHQLSPGVPDKTSEGSLKPVDSGRTGEVDGEKEENGAPQQIIWDEQGMTWEVYGASLDMESLGFAIQNHLQCKIREHERRIGTLRKSICLSEQSPGKGRTGKRKSNVFRSLFAGSNCCSKPQPKEDLPK from the coding sequence ATGGAATCCCGACCTGCTTTCCTTCATCCGCCCAGAAACAATGAGCCCAAGGCATGCTGGGATTCTGAGTCCAAGCCCTCAGGACAGCACAGAAAGGGAAATATCTCTCCTGGAACCAGGATAAGACTTGGAGAGAATCATGGGATTGAAGTAGAAGCTAAAGAGCAAGAGGAGAGATCCAACTCCAGGGAATCAACTGGCAAAgaaaaaacactaaaacacaCAGCATTAGCTACCGCTGCCATTCCAGCCGCAGAACCCCTCCCTGCGTCCACAGCTGTGTCGCGAATACCCACCATGCACTCAGCTATGACCAAGCAGGTAACTGCGAGAACAGTCAACACAACTGCTATGAATAAAATAGCATCAAATCAACCAACCAAAGCAACTGCATCTGGAGTGGAGGTCTTAAGTTTATCCAGTCAACCTCAACCCAGTGGGCCAAAACTGAGATCCCCAAATGCAAGCTATGAGAAGAAGCTACAAGCGAAAACATTTCCCAAAAACATCCAAAAGACAGCCTCAGCTTCTCATATCATGGGCTCCACAGACTCCCCACAAAAGACACTTCAAAAAACAGCTTCTGCTTCCCAGATTTCCTCTACTGACTCTCCCAAAAGTCACAACCGGATGTCTCTCTCACACATTCCTCGAGCCACTTCCAGCCCCAAACTTAAACTACCCCACCCTACATCTCTCAAAATGGACAAAACTGAGCGGAATAGAAGAGTTACAGCCAAAGAGGGACCGCTATCGACCTCTCCGAAAGATAAAATGATTGACACGGTGGTGGAGAGCAAACTGCAACTGGGGGCGAAAGCAGCAGGAGAGATTCCTCAGGGACGCCAGGAGCAAGAGATAAATAGCAGGATTGAGAGAGAAGGAGAAACACTAGGAGATGAAAGAGAGGACACTGTCCTTCAGGAAAGAGACCTCACTGTGATTTGCTCAATAGGGTGCAAACAAGCCTCCTCGCTGTCATCGAAACAAGCAACAGACCCCTCTACTGAACAGCTGAAAGAGCCTGAAGACAAGACTGATGCAAATGTCAAGACCCAAGAGAAACATTCAGGGAATAGTCAGAGACAGAAGGGAAAAGAGgaggagagacagacaggagaGAGAAAGGATGAAGCTGAGATTAAGAAGGACAAAATGGCAACTGAGGTCAAGAAGGATACAGTGATGGATGAAAAGAATAAGATTCTGACATCCAAGCAACTGAATGATTGTTTGACAATTGAAGGTTTCCCAGTAACCGAAACAAAGGATGTTGCACTGCAGGTGGATCTGCATCCGGTGTATGTTGATGTTGAGGTCCAGGCGGTCATGGAGGTCTGCAGCAGATCAACAGACATGAGTCCGGTCCGTGACTCTCAACCCCGTCAACTGGACCCTGAGGTTAACCTCAACCCTAAAGTGGGCCAACACAATGATTTCAACCCCGATAGCAACtcagactctgattggttgccAACTGTAGCCTTACCAGACCTCAGAACAACGGTAGTGAAGCCTAGATTTCTGGGTCCACCTCCTTACAAGTCTCCCAATAGCCAGAAACCTCTTCAACATGTGTGTCAAATAGAGATTGAACTTTGTAGCCAGTCGCCACAAACTCTTGGTTCGGTTCCGCCGAAAGTCACTGTCAGCGAATTCGACGCAACTCACCAACTTTCACCCGGCGTGCCGGACAAGACCTCCGAGGGCTCCTTAAAGCCGGTAGACTCTGGGAGAACAGGAGAAGTGGATGGAGAAAAGGAGGAAAATGGTGCACCTCAGCAGATCATCTGGGATGAGCAGGGAATGACGTGGGAAGTGTATGGAGCGTCGCTGGATATGGAGTCACTGGGATTTGCCATTCAGAACCACCTGCAGTGCAAGATCCGTGAACACGAGCGGCGCATCGGCACACTCCGGAAGTCCATATGCCTCTCAGAACAATCGCCCGGAAAGGGCAGGACAGGAAAGAGGAAGAGCAATGTCTTCAGATCACTGTTTGCTGGATCTAATTGCTGCTCGAAACCACAACCCAAAGAAGATCTGccaaagtga